GTTCGCCAAGAGAAAGACGCTTTACGCGCTCCCTCTGGCTGAGCCGTCCATACGTGAAACCGGGACGGCTGTCGTCGTAGAGGGATACATGGACGCTATCGCTCTCCACGCCGCAGGCTTCACCAATACCGTTGCCTCGCTTGGCACGGCATTCACCGAGGAACAGGGCACCCTTCTGAAACGGAGCGCCTCTCGCGTTCTGCTCAATTTCGACAGTGACGAAGCCGGCCAGCGTGCCGCTCGACTTGCACTCTCCATCGCTGACCGAACCGGGCTGGACGTAGCCGTGGTCAGGGTCGAGGGGGCAAAGGACCCAGATGAGCTGCTGCGCGAACCTGGGGGAAAGGGTCAGTACCAGGTCGCCCTTGACCAGGCGATATCCGTGGGCGATTTTCTGCTCGATGCTGCCGTCGTGGGAAAGAACATGAGCTCGCCAAGCGGTCGAAGGGCATTTGTGCAGGAAATGATGGAGTCCGTGGACGGCATGCAGGACTCACTGCTCAGAACTCAGCTTCTTACCCAGATTGCGCGTCGGGTCGATGTTCGTGAGGAAGAGGTTCTTGCAATCTACCACAAGGGCCGGGGGGGCGTCGAACAGCCTGCGGTCACTGATCCGTGGAGACTACCGCGCACAAGCCTGGGACACTCGAGAATTCCCACAGGAGGGTCTCTCCAAAGCACGCGCTCCGTGCTTGAGCAGGAAGTTGTCCATGGCCTGATCCACAATCTCGACAGGCTTTCCGAGCTCTCGCCACTCCTCGACGGACTGTCGTTGCAGGATGAAGCTTGCCAGGAGATTCTCAGCGTACTGCGCCGCGAAACCACTGGTGAAAAGGCTCTGGTGCCCTCGCTGGTTGCACAGCTCGGGCCAGAGGCTGCGGCTCTGGTTGGTCGATGGAGTCTCGAAGAACACACATTGAGTTATCAGGGAGTGAAAGATGCAGCCAGCAGGCTGCGATCGAGGTCGTCTGCCGTGACACCGGGAGACGGCTCGGTAGCCCATGAAAGGGGTGGATGATGGCAGAGAAGAATACCACACGCAAGACCGAGGTACAGGAAGAGGCTCATCCGGCCAAGGCCTTGCGAATCCCACACAAGAAACTGACAGAGACAGTAGCCCTGCCCGAGGCAGCCCCCAAAACCAAGCGCGTCAAGCCGTCCCAGAAGAGCCCGGTGACGGCTGCCGTGGACGAGACTTCTGAGACCGCTCCTCACGTCAGGCGTGTTCCCAAAGCCAGGGCCCCGAAGAAGGAGAACAAGCCGATCGATGATGAAGGGCATGAAGCCAACGTGGATCTAGAAGAAGAACAGGAAAGCTCACACGAAGAAGGTCCTGCTACAGAACCGCTGCTCCCCAAGAAGCGTGAGCTGGTCAAGCTGCTGGACAGTGCCCGTAGGGAGGGCGCCCTGGACTACGAGGCCGTCATGAATGCGCTGGAGAAACACGACCTCTCCGTCGAAGAGCTCGACGTCTTCTATGAGCGGATGGACTTCGAGGGAATCGTGTTCGGTACTCCCCGTTTCGTCAAGTCCACAGCCAAGAAGACCATTGCAGCACCTTCTATCCCCTCGATCATCCGTGTTACGACTCAGGAGGAGCAGAACCCGATCCAATCCTATCTGAGCGATATCGGCCGCGTGCCGCTGCTGACACCGGATCAGGAGAAGTCACTGGGCAAGAGCGTCATGGCTGGCGACATGGAGGCAAGGCGCCAGCTCATCGAGGCCAACCTCCGTCTGGTGGTCAGTATCGCAAAGAAGTACACGGGGCGGGGCCTATCCTTCCTTGACCTGGTCGAAGAGGGCAATCTCGGCCTGATCAGAGCCGTCGAGAAGTTCGACTACAAGCGTGGATTCCGGTTCTCCACGTACGCCACGTGGTGGATTCGGCAGTCGATGACGCGTGCGCTGGCTGACCAGTCACGCCTGATCCGGGTTCCGGTACACATGGTCGAGAACCTCAACAAGATCGATAAGCTCAAGAAGGGCTTCCTTCAGGAACACGGGCGAGAGCCGACCAAAGAAGAGCTCGCCACCGCCATGGGCATCCCCGTCAAGAAGATCATACGGTATCTGCGTCTCGGACAACAGCCACTGTCTCTCGAAAACACCGTCGGAGATGAGGAAGAGAGTCGTCTGGAGAACTTCATCGAGGACGAGAAGAGTCCCTCTCCTGAGAAGGAAACCTTCAACAAGTACTACAAAGAACAGCTGGAACGCATACTCGAGACGCTCCCGGAACGGGAGAAGAAGATCCTCATCTACAGAGAGGGCCTTCAGGGTGAATACGAGCACACACTGGAAGAAGTCGGCACGATGTTCCAGGTCACACGCGAACGTATCCGCCAGATTGAAGCAAAAGCCAAGCGCAAGCTGAAGGAAATGATTGCCAAGGAGAATGGGATGAGCGAGGAGGACATGCACAACGATGGCAATGTCATCCGGCATCGCACGTCGTCGAATCGAAGACGGTCGCCTTCTCAGACCTGATTGACAGTCGACATCTTGACATACGAGCTGTCAACACTACAATGACTATTGTGTTCCCCGATAGCTCAACGGTGGTAGCACTGGACTGTTAATCCGGGGGTTGTAGGTTCGAGTCCTACTCGGGGAGCCATATATGGTATTCTGAGACCCGGGACACCCGGGTCTTTTCCATTTCCATGAGCCTGTGTCTCAATTGTCTGTCCCTGCCCACGAATTCCCGGCACCTTGAAATTCTGCGCTCCGGCTTCATAATGCTGAAAGTATCCGCAGATATTGTTCGGCGATACGCTCGTCGCACACAAGCACTGGCTGTGTTTCGATTGGATAGGAGGTGATACGCCTTGTACTCCGAGTACGAGATGGCCATGTCGGGCGCCGTTGACGTCCTCCATCGGGAGGATCAGAGGGGCATTATGCCTCCTCTCGACGGAGACCTGTACTCCACAGCCGTGAGGGTCTCTCTGAAAGACACGGACCTTCTGGAGCGAAGACGCGTCCCCCAGCACCCCATGCATGCCGACATCCTGCAGCGCCTCTCAGGGAGAGGCCTTATGCCCAGTTGAAGCGCCTTCTCGTTTCCGCGAGGCTTGAAGCCGCCAGCGTCAGAGACGCTGCTCACGGAACCAGGAGCATGAGGCCTGTCGCAGCGATAGGGCCGGGC
This Coprothermobacter sp. DNA region includes the following protein-coding sequences:
- a CDS encoding RNA polymerase sigma factor RpoD (sigma factors are initiation factors that promote the attachment of RNA polymerase to specific initiation sites and are then released; primary sigma factor of bacterium), translating into MNALEKHDLSVEELDVFYERMDFEGIVFGTPRFVKSTAKKTIAAPSIPSIIRVTTQEEQNPIQSYLSDIGRVPLLTPDQEKSLGKSVMAGDMEARRQLIEANLRLVVSIAKKYTGRGLSFLDLVEEGNLGLIRAVEKFDYKRGFRFSTYATWWIRQSMTRALADQSRLIRVPVHMVENLNKIDKLKKGFLQEHGREPTKEELATAMGIPVKKIIRYLRLGQQPLSLENTVGDEEESRLENFIEDEKSPSPEKETFNKYYKEQLERILETLPEREKKILIYREGLQGEYEHTLEEVGTMFQVTRERIRQIEAKAKRKLKEMIAKENGMSEEDMHNDGNVIRHRTSSNRRRSPSQT
- the dnaG gene encoding DNA primase; the encoded protein is MEYKEYIAEISTKIGILDVIGHYVKLRKQGRNYVALCPFHHEKTPSFTVSPDKNMFYCFGCKASGDMLTFVRKVHNVSLPEAIEIVSKEFHVELPPWHMSTAASRERQELLQTLKLVATAFAAALQSPQAGECQEYVRSRGLSSETVKHFSLGYCPRNTDSLVKWCSEHGIDEDSLARTGIVQRHEGHSFSPFAHRLMFPIWDSIGNIIAFGGRAIDGSMPKYTNSPETPLFAKRKTLYALPLAEPSIRETGTAVVVEGYMDAIALHAAGFTNTVASLGTAFTEEQGTLLKRSASRVLLNFDSDEAGQRAARLALSIADRTGLDVAVVRVEGAKDPDELLREPGGKGQYQVALDQAISVGDFLLDAAVVGKNMSSPSGRRAFVQEMMESVDGMQDSLLRTQLLTQIARRVDVREEEVLAIYHKGRGGVEQPAVTDPWRLPRTSLGHSRIPTGGSLQSTRSVLEQEVVHGLIHNLDRLSELSPLLDGLSLQDEACQEILSVLRRETTGEKALVPSLVAQLGPEAAALVGRWSLEEHTLSYQGVKDAASRLRSRSSAVTPGDGSVAHERGG